Below is a window of Flavobacterium sp. CFS9 DNA.
AGCCAATGTAAATCCTATAAACTCTAGTATGAAAACACTCCCTCTTCTCTAAAAATAACATAAAAAAAGGGTTGTCTTTATCAGACAACCCTCTTTTTAATACTTACAAACTGTTACAAGGTAGCTTTACGAGTGGTAACAGCACTTATAAACTCTTCTACTTCCTCCAATTCATTGTTTACGCGTTGCAAGTCCAGTTCTTTTTGCAGCAAGGCTACTACTCCATAACTTACTTTTCGATTTTCGAGTAAGAATTTTTTATACTCCAGCTTTACCTTCTTTTTAAGCTCGTCTTCCTTAGTTGGTCCATCCGGTAGTGCGTCAAGTACAACATCTGCTGCCTTAAGTTCGGCGAGCACTCCCTTTAATATTGCTTCTATTTCTAAAGACGAAGTTTCAAACCGAGTGGTCTGATAATCTTCAGAAAGCTTTTTAAAAGTTAATTCTGCCTTCTCTTTCTCTGCCCACGTCAATAAAGCATCGCAGTCTGCTGCTGCTGTAATTCTTTTGATAGAATAAGCTATGTCTTTAATATTTTAAGATTTATACTACAATAGTATTAAAAATCAAGACATCTTTTATATGTAAGAAATATTTTATAAAAAGATTAACTTTTTTGCCCATAAAAAGTAGATTATCCACTATTAATCATCAATTATTACTCGGAAACTCCACCCCTCTGCAATCAAAAATCGTTACTCAAAATAAAATGCTCCAGCTTCGACTCCGCTCAGCCGGACATGCGGTTACACTAAACAACTTGTAACTCATAACTCATAACTCAACAATCGCACATTCAGTTTTAGTTCCTCCTGTTGCAGTACCCAGAGTTTAAGTACGTAGGGCTCCTGCACATCCAAGCCATTTTTGGTAATATCGTTTTTGGCATTGTTTCTAATAACCTGCAAAACTGTCTGCTCCTCTTTTGCTGCTAAAAATTCTGCAAGCTGCAAAGTGATCAGAGCAGCCTCGTATTTTTTTTGATGACTCTCGAGTCTTTTGGATGTAACCAGTTGTTTATGTTTATTGGTCGACAGTTGTTTTTCTAAAAACTTTTTTGTTTTTACTTTCTGAGTTTCGATATGCTCAAAATTATGCTGATCCCGCCCGTCAAATTGTCTGGAAAAGGCAAGCATTTCACTCAGTTTTAGTTTAGCCGCCACAGGCAGATCACGTTTTCCTGATAGATACATTGCCCAGTTGCTGCGTGTAACTTGCAATAACATGGCCATATCTTCTTGTTTGATCCCCAAAAGTTCTACAATTTGCTTCTCTTTTTTCATCCCTCTTTCTTTAACTAAGTTAGCGCACTTTACTCTTGTGACAAAATATTTTTTTATTCCAAATTTGTCACAAAAGTTGTGACAAATTTAATTTTATTTTTTGTTTTGTCACAACTTCTGTGACAAAATCATTTTTATTTTTTGTTTTGTCACAAAAAAATACAAAAAGGAAACACGTTTCTTTCACATAGTATACTATGCGCTTTTAAATAAAGTGAAACGTCCTTTAAACGCAAACCAAACTATGTTGCTATGTGTTTAAAAAAATTAGACTCCACATTTTTTTAAATACTGTCCTACAACTCCGCAGCCAGCAACTGACTCAGCTCACTTAAAAATTCAAGTTCATCCATAGGAAACAGCTGCAAAACGGTTTCGAGAATAAGCCCCACATTAATCGTTTCATTTTTTTCTGTCTCCTGAAACTTAGGTGCATGTTCATCCAGCGCCACTATGCACAACTTAAGCATATTGGTAATCACGCAACCCAGCTCATAATAATTGACAAACTTCAGTTGAGCCGTATTGCTTTGTGTTTGATCTTCGCCCGGCTTTAAAGTGTGGAAATAACGCGCCGTTAGCTTTTTATTAATCCACCACAATTTCATCTACAAACAGCCAAGAACTCGAACCTGTTGGGCTCTTTTTTAAATTCGTAGCGATTACTTTTACAAACCTAACCTCTTGTTTTTCAAAATTGATTTTAAAGTCTTTCAGCTCTGAATTCACATTTACAGCAAACGGGCGATTTATTTTTCCAACTTCGTTATAATTAGTACCGTCCTTAGAGACTAAAACGGTTACTTGTATTGGAAAATAAATTCCGGCTCCCTGACTTTCTAAAGTCCCAACAGTTACTTTTTCGATACTTTGTTCTTTTTCGAGATCAATCACAATTTCCATGTCCTTAACTAGCCATGCCTGCCATTGACCATCATGAAAGTTTTTAGACCCTCTGATGGTATTGACCATTCCGAGAGGTCCGTCTCCTTTGTAACTGTCATTATAAGGGGTTACATAATTGACCTTATGCCCCACTGCTTTATGGAATACAATCGTATCGGTAAATACTCTTCCAACCGGTTTATTATCCTGAAACAAAGACGCTTTTAGAATGGTAGTTTGGTTAACCGGGATAGGATTTGCATATTTTATGGCCTTATCACCTATATTTTTGTTTCCTAAAACATAACGAATGTCGGAATTTGGAAATTCATTTTTAAGAGCAACATTAATTACTTTATTATTTAAATCAGCCGAAGCCGAAGAAGTAACCAAATAAGCGCTTTTGGCGTAATTGATCCCTATATAATCGTAACGTTTCAACAACGAAGGCAATCTGGAGGTAAAATTATTCCAATTGCGATTTTCTTTGGTGCTCCACAACACTTCAGAGAGAGCCGCCAATCTCGGGAAGATCATATACTCGGAAGCTTTTGGATTGGTGATAAATTCTGCCCATAAATTGGCCTGCCCGCCTAAAACACGGCTGGCTTCCTGTGGAGTCATGCTATCGACAACGGGGTCAAACCCGTACACTTTGTTTAACGGATTAAAAGCATCAAAAGCCAAAGGTTCTTCGTTTTGTGGGCCCTGATAAAAATTAAAATAACAAGGCGATTCGGGCGACATAATTACGTCATGACCTTGCTTTGCGGCTTCAGTCCCTCCTACTGTTCCTCTCCAGCTCATTACTGTAGCTTCGGGAGCTAAACCGCCTTCGAGTATTTCATCCCAGCCAATTATCTTTTTACCTTTAGAATTGATGTATTGCTCCATTCTCTTCACAAAATAACTTTGCAGTTCGTGAGCGTCTTTCAATCCATTGTCTTTCATCCTTTTTTGACAATTCGGGCATTTGTCCCAATTGGTTTTAGTGGCCTCATCACCTCCAATATGAATGTATTTTGATGGAAAAATGGCAATAACCTCCTCTATTACATTTTGCAAAAACTCAAAAGTAATTTCTTTCCCGGCACAATAAATATCTGTAATCGGCCATAATCCACCCGACGGAACTCCTATTCTCTGATTGAAACAAGCCAGTTCAGGATAAGCCGCAATCGCAGAGCTCACGTGTGCCGGCATTTCGATTTCGGGAATGATTTCTATATTTTTTGCTGCGGCATATTTTACAATTTCCTTTAATTCTTCCTGAGTCAGAAAGCCGCCATACGTTCCTTTTTCGTCCGGATTGGTTAGCTGTCTTGCATTCCAGGGTGCATTTTCCTGATCGACTCTCCAGGCACCAATCTCAGTAAGTTTTGGGTATTTCTTGATTTCAATTCTCCACCCCTGATCGTCCACCAAATGCAAATGCAGCACATTCATTTTTAGCATTGCCAGCCGATCGATGGTCTCTAATATGTAGTTTTTATCAAAAAAATGACGTGATAAGTCCAGCATTAACCCTCTCCATTGAAAACGGGGTTCATCAGTAATCGTAAGATTTGGGATCTCCCATTTCACTGCTTTAATTCTGCTTTTACTTTCAATCCCTTCGGGAAGCAATTGTCGGATGCTTTCTAAACCATAAATAAAACCTGCATTTCCCTTAGCTCTAATGGTGATGCTTTTTTGATTGACTTCTAAAACGTAAGCTTCTGTATTTAAAGTTGCATCCTCTTTAAATTGAATATAATTACTTTTAGGAATGGTATTTGAAATTTCAGGACGAAATCCTGCTGCGGTTTTAAATTTGTTAATTAGAACCATCACCATTTCTTTCTGAACCTCATCCTTTACCACAAATTGGGTTGCGGCAGAAAACTGAAAATTACCTTGTCTAATAACCAATTGCTTTGGTTTCGGAATGATTTGAATCTCTTTTTCTCTATTTGCTTTCTGGCTGTAAGCACTACTGAAAATGATCAAAAAAAATGCGACAACAACTGGTTTTAGTATTCTCATTCCTTATTTTTTTAAAAATGGCTAAATTTCAAGAAAAAATCTTAGTAAAATAGGCTGTTTCTATACTACATGCCCCCACTAACCTATATTGTTTTTAAGAACGTGGTTTCGGTAAGTTCCTGTCGTACATCACAATTGTTCCGGCTACAGCTACATTTAAACTCTTTACTGATTTAAACTTCACTAAATGATGGCATTTTTCCATCGATTTTTTGGATAACCCGTGATCTTCAGCTCCCAAAAGATAAACACAGCGTCTTGGATGTTCGAAGGTTTCTAAATCAGCCGCTTTATCAGCTAATTCAACACCTACTAACCGCGCTCCTTTTGGCAAGTTTTCAAAAAAAGCTTCAAAAGTATCATAATGAAAATACGGAATTGCTTTTACCGCATCGTGGGTATCGCAAGCTTGTTTGGCATATCGATTGCCTATGGTGAATATAAAAGTAGCGCCCAAATTCTGAGCCGATCGCCATAAAACACCCAAATTTTCAGGAGTTTTACCATTTTGTATTCCTATACCAAAGTATTCGTTTGTAAAATTGTCATTCATAAGGGCAAAAATACAAACTATGTGAAATTAAAAAAAAAGTTCTTTTTTTACACCTATAATCTATGTTTCTATGTGCAAATTGTTTTTTTTTGTTAATTGTACCCAACGACTTAATTTTAAAGAACAAATATTTATGAATACCCTGAGGCTTTTATTTATTTTTTGCTTCCTGACAATATCAAAGAAATGTTATACCCAAGATTTATTATTAAAAGATCTGGACAATGATACTATAAAAGATGAGATACTCTTTGATAGAAAAAATAGTCAAATAATCTGTAAACTATCCTCACAGAATTCATTACCCATTAAAAGCAAAAAATTAGATGATTTAAATGATGCATCAGGAATTGAACTAACAAAAAATGGTTTTCAATTCTATAATCATTCCATGCGATCCGGGTATTATTGTCAATTCAGATATAACACCACACAAAATAAAATTGAACTAATTGGAATGAGTAGATATAATGATGGTAATGCGGCGCAAGATGGCAGTGGGGAATCCAGTGTAAATTTATTGACACATCAATATATTGGCGAATGGATTCGCGTTGACCTTAAATTAAAAAAACGTATAAAAATTCCAACAATTAAGAAACCCTATACAACAAATAAAGTTTATCTACAGCAGTTCAGTGTTAAGCAGCCTGATGATTTTGTTGAGTTTTGCGATAACATTAGAAATAAAATGGTGCATAGAATATAAATTGGTTTTTCAGTCTCAGTTTTCAGTCTCAGTTTTCGGTTTTGAAACGAATATAGATTATCCTCAACGGTAAAATTGTTGGGATTTTTTTTATTCTAAAAGCATTGCTTTTACTGGTCTTAAAAGAATACCTTCGCTTGTTTTAATTATTTTTCAATATTAATTTATTGTTTATCAATAAATATTTATTATTTTTACATTGAATTTTTAAACCAAATAGTATGGAAATTAAAATTAGTACCCAAACCATTCTGAAAGTATTACACGTGCTTTCGTGGATTATTTTTGTTGGATTATGTATCGAAGCCGGAGGAATACTTACCAAAACAATTGCCACATTAACGCTCGATCCTGCTGATGCCGCTAAATTTTGGAGATCGGTTGATCTAACCGAAGTGTATCAGTTTAATCAGAGCCGATACATCACCCTTAGCAGTGTTATCATTATTGTTGCTCTATTAAAAGCAATATTGTTTTACTGCATTATAAAAATTTTCCTGAACAAGAACCTCAACATTGCAGCCCCCTTCAATAACCTGTTCAGAAATTTTATTCTTACACTGGCTTATTTGTCCTTTGGCATTGGTTTCTTTTCGTCCTGGGGAATCGAATTGGTAAATTCTTTATCCGATAGCGGTCTTAAGCTGCAAGACATTCAACAATTGCAAATTGCAGGTGCCGACGTTTGGCTATTTATGGGAGTAATATTGCTTGTTGTTGCTTATATCTTCAAAAAGGGAATTGAATTACAGGACGAAAACGAATTAACAATATAAATTATGGCAATCATTGTAAACCTCGATGTGATGATGGCAAAACGAAAAATGTCATTGAATGAACTTTCCGAAAAAGTAGACCTAACCTTATCCAATCTTTCGATATTGAAAACCGGAAAAGCAAAAGCCATAAGATTCAGCACCTTAGAAGCCATTTGTAAAGTACTAGATTGCCAGCCTGGGGATATCTTGGAGTTTAAAGAATGAAAAACACCTTGAGTGGTGAAAACTCTTAAGCAATTAGCCTAAAAAAAATCAAGGGAAGATTTATAAATTTTACAAATTTCATCCAAAATTTTGCAACAGCTATCTGCCAAAATAAGACCACCTTTGCAATTGATTATGAGAAAAGCACTTCTACTACTTCTTTCTGTTTTTTATCTGGTACTGTCGTCAGGCTTTACCACAGTAACTCATTTTTGCAAAGGCGTGCCACAGGAAACCAATCTGTTTGGGGATATTCCTGTTGGTAAAGTCTGTCCAAAATGCGTAGCAAAAAAACAGCAAAAAAGTAAAGACTGCTGTAAACATAAAGCACAGTTTCATAAAGCGACCGAAAAAATACAGCAAACTGCTCCCGGTGATTTAGTTCCTAAATTCTTAGGAATTGCAGTACCTTTTCATTTTTACGAAACGGTTTTCAGCTCTTATCCTTCTAAGGGAAAGAAAGCGGAATGCTCTTTCTTCTCCTTTATTCCTATTCGGAATAATCCCCTTTATATTTTCTACTGCGTTTACCGTATTTGATTTTAAACAATTGATCGAACTGTAGCATTTAAAGATGCTACGCGATTTCTATTGTTTAATTTTAAATACATACTATGAAAATGCAATATTTTGCGTTGGCTATGTTCTGTATGCTGTCCGGAAATCTCCGGGCACAAACGGTAACACTATCCAATGCTCTGGAACGCTCTATTCAAAATTTTGAAAAAATAAAAGCCAAAGAAGCCATCGTTAATGCTTCGAAAGAAAACACTACCTATCAAAAAAGTCAGTACTTACCTGACTTCACTTTAATGGCGCAGCAAAGTTACGGTACGATCAACGCTCAAAACGGTACATTGTACAGTTATGGCGGACTGGGCAGTGCCGCTACCTCAATGCCGTTGCAAGATCAAAACTGGAATGCCGCTTTTGGATCGCTGTATCTGGCTAATGTTAATTGGAATCTTTTCACTTTTGGTAAAATTAAAACGCAGGTTGCCATTGCCAAAGCCGATGAGAATGTCGCACAAAAAGATCTGGAACAGGTAAAATTTCAGCACCAGGTAAAAGTGGGTGCTGCTTACTTAAACCTCCTGGCCGCTCAGCGCATTAAATTTGTACAGGATAAAAATCTAGAACGTGCCCAAGTAGTCGAAACTACAACCAAAAGCCGTGCAGAGAGCGGTCTGATTCCCGAGGTCGATTATTCTTTGGCAAAAGCTGAAGTGGCCAATGCCAAATCGGCTGTGATAAAGGCCTATGATATGGAACTGGATCACTCTAAATCACTTGCCGTGATGCTGGGGGAAGAATATCAGGTGTATCAGCTCGATAGTGTGTTTACCACTAAAACACCCGTTATTCTTTCGGAATCGATCTCGGAAACCAGTCTGCATCCTATACTGGAATGGCGAAAAAGTGATATTTTGAAAAGTGAGCAGCAGGAAAAACTACAAGCTACAATGGCTTTACCTAACCTTTCTGCCTTTGGTGTAATACAAGGACGCGGTTCGGGTTTTGACTGGAATTATGTACAGGACAATACTGCCTTTTCGAGATCCTATGCCGATGGTGTTGGAATCGATCGCAGCAATTATATGGTTGGAATCAATTTAAGTTGGAATCTTACCAACATCTACCGTCAATCATCTAAAAAGCGCGAGCAAAAATTCGTTACCCAATCGCTTCAAAACGAATATGAATACATGAATCAGGAATTGATTGCTCAACAAAAACTGGCCAATGACAAACTGAAAAATGCCTTCGAGAATTTTGAAGAAACCAAAACGCAGGTAATCGCTGCTACCGATGCTTATCGTCAGCACACTGCTTTGTATGATAATGGTCTTACTACAATTGTCGATTTAACGCAATCTTTCTACACCCTTAACCGTGCAGAAATCGATTATGAAATTGCCCAAAACAACATTTGGCAGGCCTTATGGATTAAAGCTGCTGCTACAGGCAATCTGAACATTTTACTCAACGCGATACACTAAACCCGAAATTATGAATTTAATACGTTTTGCCTTGCGCAAGCCCATCTCTATTATGGTGATGGTGCTGGGGCTTTTATTCTTCGGGATTAAAGCTTCAAAAGAAATAAAGGTCGACATCTTACCTGATATGAATCTTCCTGTGGTATACATTGCCCATTCCTTTAATGGCTATACCCCTCAGCAAATGGAAGGTTACTTTACAAAAATGTATGTGAATATGATGCTGTTTACAAGCGGTATCGAAAGCATTGAAACCAAAAACACTCAAGGACTTACCTTAATGAAAATTAATTTTTATGAAGGTACAGACATGGGGCAGGCTATCGCCGAAATCAATGCCCTTTCGAATCGTTCACAGGTATTTTTACCACCGGGAGCTCCACCTCCGTTTATCATTCGTTTTGATGCTTCCTCCCAGCCTGTTGGTCAGCTGGTCTTTAAAAGTAAAACCAAAACCAACAACGAGCTACAGGATATCGCCAACTTTACGGCGCGTCCGTTCCTTATTAAAATACCCGGTTTAACAACTGCTCCGCCATTTGGAGGAAGTCCGAGAACCATCGAAATAAATATCGATCCGAATAAACTGCGAACACATCAGTTGACTCCTGAACAGATTGTAGAATCGATTAGCCGAAATAACATTACATCGCCTTCGGGTAATATTTATGTGAATGATATCAATTATCTGACACCTACCAACAATACCATCAAAGAGGTGTCTGATTTTGGAAACATTCCTATTTTTAAAAACGGAGTCGATAATGTCTACATCCGAGATGTGGCTACTGTAAAAGACGGTGCCGATATTACTACCGGTTATGCGCTTATTAACGGTACGAGATCGGTATACATTAACATTGCAAAATCCGGTAATGCTTCTACCTGGGATGTGGTAAAGAATCTTAAAAAAGCGATTCCTACTATTCAGAAGAATTTACCGGACGACGTAACCATTTCATACGAATTCGATCAGTCTGTCTATGTAATCAATGCTGTAAAAAGTTTAATTACAGAAGGTGTTTTAGGAGCAATGTTAACGGGATTGATGGTACTTTTATTTTTAGGTGACCGAAGAGCCGCTTTAATCGTAGTGCTAACCATTCCGATTTCTATTATTTCAGGAGTATTATTCCTTAAATTATTTGGACAAAGTATCAACATCATGTCCTTATCCGGACTGGCATTGGCTATCGGAATTTTGGTGGATGAGAGTACCGTTACGATCGAGAATATTCACCAGCATTTAGCGATGGGCAAAACGAAAGCCAAAGCCATTTTAGATGCTTGTAAAGAAATTGCATTTCCAAAACTATTGATTCTGCTGTGTATTCTTGCGGTTTTTGCACCTGCCTTCATGATGACCGGAATTCCCGGATCATTGTTCATGCCTTTGGCTCTGGCAATTGGTTTTTCTATGTTACTGTCTTTTATACTGTCACAAACGTTTGTTCCGGTAATGGCCAACTGGTTAATGAAAAACAAAGAAAACCACGATCATACGGAAGACAAATTCGACGGATTCAAAAATCGTTTTGTACAGTTTTTACAATCGATCATGGGCAAACGCAAGCCTATTTTAATTATCAGCTTTGTTCTCGTAGCAGTTGGTGCATTTTTAATGTACAGCAGTACCGGTAAAGACGTATTGCCTACTGTAAATTCAAGTCAGTTTCAAGTGCGCATTAAAGCGCCTGAAGGTACCCGTATCGAAAAAACAGAGCTTAAAATAAAACAGGTTCTGGGTGAACTGGAAACTCTTATTGGTAAAGATCATATTGCCATATCATCGGTATTTATTGGTCAGCACCCCTCCTCTTTTGCCGTGAGTCCCATTTATTTGTACAATGCAGGTCCGCACGAAGCTTTGATGCAGATTGCACTGAAAGATTTTGACGGAAACACCAATGAGCTGAAAGAGATCATCCGCAAACACATGAAGGAAAAGATGCCTGAATTGCACTTCTCTTTCGAGCCTATCGAACTTACAGAGAAGATCCTGAGTCAGGGAACGAATACTCCGATTGAAATTCGCTTTTCGGGAATGATGAAAAAGATGAACGTCATGTATGCCAACAAGCTTTTGGCTAAGCTAAAAGAAATCGATTATTTAAGAGATCAGCAAATTCCGCAATCTTTAAACTATCCGGCTTACGAAATCAATATTGACCGAGTAAGAGCGGCTCAGCTGGGCATCGACGCACAGGACATCGCGCGTTCTTTGGTTCCTGTAACAGCCTCTTCCCGTTACACCAGCAAGAACATGTGGGTTGGCGGAATGATGGGAATTGCTTACGATGTACAGGTACAAACACCGCAAAACATTCTAAACAGCAGAGACGAGCTGATGAATGTCCCATTAGGAAAAAACTCCGATCGACCTGTGCTGGGCGATG
It encodes the following:
- a CDS encoding helix-turn-helix domain-containing protein, with protein sequence MKKEKQIVELLGIKQEDMAMLLQVTRSNWAMYLSGKRDLPVAAKLKLSEMLAFSRQFDGRDQHNFEHIETQKVKTKKFLEKQLSTNKHKQLVTSKRLESHQKKYEAALITLQLAEFLAAKEEQTVLQVIRNNAKNDITKNGLDVQEPYVLKLWVLQQEELKLNVRLLSYEL
- a CDS encoding family 20 glycosylhydrolase, with translation MRILKPVVVAFFLIIFSSAYSQKANREKEIQIIPKPKQLVIRQGNFQFSAATQFVVKDEVQKEMVMVLINKFKTAAGFRPEISNTIPKSNYIQFKEDATLNTEAYVLEVNQKSITIRAKGNAGFIYGLESIRQLLPEGIESKSRIKAVKWEIPNLTITDEPRFQWRGLMLDLSRHFFDKNYILETIDRLAMLKMNVLHLHLVDDQGWRIEIKKYPKLTEIGAWRVDQENAPWNARQLTNPDEKGTYGGFLTQEELKEIVKYAAAKNIEIIPEIEMPAHVSSAIAAYPELACFNQRIGVPSGGLWPITDIYCAGKEITFEFLQNVIEEVIAIFPSKYIHIGGDEATKTNWDKCPNCQKRMKDNGLKDAHELQSYFVKRMEQYINSKGKKIIGWDEILEGGLAPEATVMSWRGTVGGTEAAKQGHDVIMSPESPCYFNFYQGPQNEEPLAFDAFNPLNKVYGFDPVVDSMTPQEASRVLGGQANLWAEFITNPKASEYMIFPRLAALSEVLWSTKENRNWNNFTSRLPSLLKRYDYIGINYAKSAYLVTSSASADLNNKVINVALKNEFPNSDIRYVLGNKNIGDKAIKYANPIPVNQTTILKASLFQDNKPVGRVFTDTIVFHKAVGHKVNYVTPYNDSYKGDGPLGMVNTIRGSKNFHDGQWQAWLVKDMEIVIDLEKEQSIEKVTVGTLESQGAGIYFPIQVTVLVSKDGTNYNEVGKINRPFAVNVNSELKDFKINFEKQEVRFVKVIATNLKKSPTGSSSWLFVDEIVVD
- a CDS encoding RNA methyltransferase, whose protein sequence is MNDNFTNEYFGIGIQNGKTPENLGVLWRSAQNLGATFIFTIGNRYAKQACDTHDAVKAIPYFHYDTFEAFFENLPKGARLVGVELADKAADLETFEHPRRCVYLLGAEDHGLSKKSMEKCHHLVKFKSVKSLNVAVAGTIVMYDRNLPKPRS
- a CDS encoding helix-turn-helix transcriptional regulator, with translation MAIIVNLDVMMAKRKMSLNELSEKVDLTLSNLSILKTGKAKAIRFSTLEAICKVLDCQPGDILEFKE
- a CDS encoding TolC family protein, whose protein sequence is MKMQYFALAMFCMLSGNLRAQTVTLSNALERSIQNFEKIKAKEAIVNASKENTTYQKSQYLPDFTLMAQQSYGTINAQNGTLYSYGGLGSAATSMPLQDQNWNAAFGSLYLANVNWNLFTFGKIKTQVAIAKADENVAQKDLEQVKFQHQVKVGAAYLNLLAAQRIKFVQDKNLERAQVVETTTKSRAESGLIPEVDYSLAKAEVANAKSAVIKAYDMELDHSKSLAVMLGEEYQVYQLDSVFTTKTPVILSESISETSLHPILEWRKSDILKSEQQEKLQATMALPNLSAFGVIQGRGSGFDWNYVQDNTAFSRSYADGVGIDRSNYMVGINLSWNLTNIYRQSSKKREQKFVTQSLQNEYEYMNQELIAQQKLANDKLKNAFENFEETKTQVIAATDAYRQHTALYDNGLTTIVDLTQSFYTLNRAEIDYEIAQNNIWQALWIKAAATGNLNILLNAIH
- a CDS encoding efflux RND transporter permease subunit, whose amino-acid sequence is MNLIRFALRKPISIMVMVLGLLFFGIKASKEIKVDILPDMNLPVVYIAHSFNGYTPQQMEGYFTKMYVNMMLFTSGIESIETKNTQGLTLMKINFYEGTDMGQAIAEINALSNRSQVFLPPGAPPPFIIRFDASSQPVGQLVFKSKTKTNNELQDIANFTARPFLIKIPGLTTAPPFGGSPRTIEINIDPNKLRTHQLTPEQIVESISRNNITSPSGNIYVNDINYLTPTNNTIKEVSDFGNIPIFKNGVDNVYIRDVATVKDGADITTGYALINGTRSVYINIAKSGNASTWDVVKNLKKAIPTIQKNLPDDVTISYEFDQSVYVINAVKSLITEGVLGAMLTGLMVLLFLGDRRAALIVVLTIPISIISGVLFLKLFGQSINIMSLSGLALAIGILVDESTVTIENIHQHLAMGKTKAKAILDACKEIAFPKLLILLCILAVFAPAFMMTGIPGSLFMPLALAIGFSMLLSFILSQTFVPVMANWLMKNKENHDHTEDKFDGFKNRFVQFLQSIMGKRKPILIISFVLVAVGAFLMYSSTGKDVLPTVNSSQFQVRIKAPEGTRIEKTELKIKQVLGELETLIGKDHIAISSVFIGQHPSSFAVSPIYLYNAGPHEALMQIALKDFDGNTNELKEIIRKHMKEKMPELHFSFEPIELTEKILSQGTNTPIEIRFSGMMKKMNVMYANKLLAKLKEIDYLRDQQIPQSLNYPAYEINIDRVRAAQLGIDAQDIARSLVPVTASSRYTSKNMWVGGMMGIAYDVQVQTPQNILNSRDELMNVPLGKNSDRPVLGDVATITPTKVVGESYNLGTMGYTPVTANIHNSDLGRAQKDVQAAINSLGELPKGVNIQVSGMVPVLEETMNSLATGLLIAVIVIFLMLTANFQSFKVSLVILTTVPFVILGSLILMKLTGSTLNLQSYMGIIMSVGVSIANAVLLISNAESLRLESGDALSSAIQAASLRIRPIIMTTLAMIAGMLPMAIGHGEGGDQVAPLGRAVIGGLIASSFSVLILLPLVFVWIQNKTTTQSPSLDPEDENSIHYITLEK